A section of the Felis catus isolate Fca126 chromosome B2, F.catus_Fca126_mat1.0, whole genome shotgun sequence genome encodes:
- the TOMM6 gene encoding mitochondrial import receptor subunit TOM6 homolog, translating into MASSGVGVSAPGAANEAPEIPDNVGDWLRGVYRFATDRNDFRRNLILNLGLFAAGVWLARNLSDIDLMAPQPGV; encoded by the exons ATGGCTTCCAGTGGCGTCGGCGTGAGCGCCCCGGGCGCGGCGAATGAAGCTCCCGAAATTCCGGACAACGTGGGAGATTGGCTTCGGGGCGTCTACCGCTTCGCCACCGACAGGAACGATTTCCGGAG GAACTTGATCCTCAATTTGGGGCTTTTTGCTGCAGGCGTTTGGCTGGCCAGGAATTTGAGTGACATTGATCTAATGGCCCCTCAGCCAGGGGTATAG
- the PRICKLE4 gene encoding prickle-like protein 4 isoform X1, translating into MSVLNSGWPHRGESLTPWELGPPADSDTDPGHLPKEDPEETSEQDPEILSLGLPGLDTNWAPNQPGLRILLQQLPPQDSDERYCLALGEDELAELRLFCAQRRREALGQGVALLVPPELPEHTCEKCRERLRPGEYGVFAARAGERRYWHRACFACQACGQALINLIYFYHDGSLYCGRHHAELLRPRCPACDQLIFSRRCTEAEGRRWHENHFCCQDCAGPLGGGLYALPGGGPCCPSCFESRYSVSGSSRAQTLEGEAGVDRVEERDRTPLDAATVSRAALLAAAPRSSLETQRELLGSSPRQQRRTGDKVEAPTGREQGRLETPLDACPTCSSSSDSEPEGFFLGQRLTGPWKTPRSLQAGDSDTSRKHCTIC; encoded by the exons ATGTCAGTGCTGAACTCTGGCTGGCCCCACCGAGGGGAGAGCCTCACCCCTTGGGAGCTAGGTCCGCCAGCCGACTCAGACACTGACCCAGGCCACTTGCCCAAGGAGGATCCTGAGGAAACTTCTGAGCAG GACCCTGAAATTCTGAGCTTGGGGCTTCCTGGCTTGGACACCAACTGGGCCCCCAACCAGCCTGGGCTTCGGATCCTCCTGCAGCAGCTGCCTCCACAGGACAGCGAC GAGCGCTACTGCCTGGCCCTTGGGGAGGATGAGCTGGCAGAGCTGCGGCTCTTCTGTGCTCAGAGGAGGCGGGAGGCCCTGGGACAGGGGGTGGCCCTCCTGGTACCTCCCGAGCTGCCAGAACACACCTGCGAGAAG TGCAGGGAGCGGCTGAGGCCAGGGGAGTACGGAGTGTTCGCAGCCCGGGCAGGGGAGCGGCGCTACTGGCACCGGGCTTGCTTTGCCTGCCAGGCCTGCGGCCAGGCCCTGATAAACCTCATCTACTTCTACCACGACGGAAGTCTTTACTGCGGCCGCCATCACGCAGAGCTGCTGCGGCCGCGCTGCCCGGCTTGTGACCAG ctgaTCTTCTCCCGGCGCTGCACCGAGGCGGAGGGACGGCGCTGGCACGAGAACCACTTCTGCTGTCAGGACTGCGCCGGGCCCTTGGGCGGGGGACTTTATGCCCTGCCGGGGGGCGGCCCCTGCTGCCCCAGCTGCTTTGAGAGTCGCTATTCGGTTTCCGGCTCGAGCCGGGCCCAGACACTGGAAG GGGAGGCGGGTGTTGACAGAGTTGAAGAAAGGGACCGCACCCCGCTGGATGCCGCTACGGTCTCCCGAGCTGCCCTTCTCGCCGCTGCCCCCCGCTCCAGTCTGGAAACCCAGAGGGAGCTGCTTGGATCCAGTCCAAGGCAGCAGCGTCGAACGGGGGACAAGGTGGAGGCACCCACAGGGCGGGAGCAGGGCCGCCTGGAGACGCCCCTCGATGCCTGCCCCACCTGCTCCTCTTCTTCTGACTCGGAACCCGAAGGCTTTTTCTTAGGCCAGCGTCTTACCGGGCCCTGGAAGACCCCCAGAAGCCTCCAAGCTGGGGACAGCGACACCTCCAGGAAGCACTGCACCATTTGCTAG
- the PRICKLE4 gene encoding prickle-like protein 4 isoform X2, which translates to MSVLNSGWPHRGESLTPWELGPPADSDTDPGHLPKEDPEETSEQDPEILSLGLPGLDTNWAPNQPGLRILLQQLPPQDSDERYCLALGEDELAELRLFCAQRRREALGQGVALLVPPELPEHTCEKACGQALINLIYFYHDGSLYCGRHHAELLRPRCPACDQLIFSRRCTEAEGRRWHENHFCCQDCAGPLGGGLYALPGGGPCCPSCFESRYSVSGSSRAQTLEGEAGVDRVEERDRTPLDAATVSRAALLAAAPRSSLETQRELLGSSPRQQRRTGDKVEAPTGREQGRLETPLDACPTCSSSSDSEPEGFFLGQRLTGPWKTPRSLQAGDSDTSRKHCTIC; encoded by the exons ATGTCAGTGCTGAACTCTGGCTGGCCCCACCGAGGGGAGAGCCTCACCCCTTGGGAGCTAGGTCCGCCAGCCGACTCAGACACTGACCCAGGCCACTTGCCCAAGGAGGATCCTGAGGAAACTTCTGAGCAG GACCCTGAAATTCTGAGCTTGGGGCTTCCTGGCTTGGACACCAACTGGGCCCCCAACCAGCCTGGGCTTCGGATCCTCCTGCAGCAGCTGCCTCCACAGGACAGCGAC GAGCGCTACTGCCTGGCCCTTGGGGAGGATGAGCTGGCAGAGCTGCGGCTCTTCTGTGCTCAGAGGAGGCGGGAGGCCCTGGGACAGGGGGTGGCCCTCCTGGTACCTCCCGAGCTGCCAGAACACACCTGCGAGAAG GCCTGCGGCCAGGCCCTGATAAACCTCATCTACTTCTACCACGACGGAAGTCTTTACTGCGGCCGCCATCACGCAGAGCTGCTGCGGCCGCGCTGCCCGGCTTGTGACCAG ctgaTCTTCTCCCGGCGCTGCACCGAGGCGGAGGGACGGCGCTGGCACGAGAACCACTTCTGCTGTCAGGACTGCGCCGGGCCCTTGGGCGGGGGACTTTATGCCCTGCCGGGGGGCGGCCCCTGCTGCCCCAGCTGCTTTGAGAGTCGCTATTCGGTTTCCGGCTCGAGCCGGGCCCAGACACTGGAAG GGGAGGCGGGTGTTGACAGAGTTGAAGAAAGGGACCGCACCCCGCTGGATGCCGCTACGGTCTCCCGAGCTGCCCTTCTCGCCGCTGCCCCCCGCTCCAGTCTGGAAACCCAGAGGGAGCTGCTTGGATCCAGTCCAAGGCAGCAGCGTCGAACGGGGGACAAGGTGGAGGCACCCACAGGGCGGGAGCAGGGCCGCCTGGAGACGCCCCTCGATGCCTGCCCCACCTGCTCCTCTTCTTCTGACTCGGAACCCGAAGGCTTTTTCTTAGGCCAGCGTCTTACCGGGCCCTGGAAGACCCCCAGAAGCCTCCAAGCTGGGGACAGCGACACCTCCAGGAAGCACTGCACCATTTGCTAG